GGTGGCCTCAAGTTCTGTGTTCCTGACAGTCTTGCTTCTAACAGGAATGGCTAAGCTGCAGATTTTGGGGTCAGATGGCCTTGATTCAAACCCTGCCACTAACATACATAGtaactatgtgaccttgggatTTCCTTCATCTTTTGTTCTcccaagtgaaaaataaataggtTATAATATACCACATGATAGTagggagaattaaatgaggtaatgcatgtAATGCATTTAGCATAGCACTTCTCTAGCAAACAGTGAATGAAATCAATAAATTGGTATTCTGACTTCATGCAACAGTGCTAATCAACTATGGAACACTGGAAGTCAGATGAGATTTTTGGTCCCACAAAGTCAAGGACAAAACCTTGGGAAGTCGCCAAGATGAAAGACTTCAGGCCGGCCTTCACCTCCTGATGCTCTCTGTTCACATGTGTGATGTCTATAAAAGGTAACCAGGATTTGGCTTATCTTCTTATATCTCTTCCATCTTTTCCTGATCTTCATCTTCCCAAACATAGTTTTTATGCAGAAGCAGATTTAACTCTACTTTGCTATCTTGTAGTCAAGAATTGTCCTATAAGGAGGAAGAGTCTCCAagatttgccttttttgtttcgtttttctttttccttcatactACAGACTAAAAGTATCATCTTCTGGACAGAGAAACAGGCTGTTGTTTTTCTAAGGTCATCATTTGGACTGCCCCACTTTCCCACCTGCTCTTGAGGGAACTATTGCAAGGACACATACAAGCCCCTACATCAGTCACAGACCAGGGCCTCCATCTTGCAGGGAATGTGCCCAAATTACAAACAGGTAAACCAAAGTGACTCTAGGCAgatttaatagtttattttggtTTCTTGTTCCAGTTATAACAGACTGCTCTATGTTTGCTCTATGGCAAAAACTTTTATGTTTGCTCTGCAACAAACGTACACACAGGGCAAATTGTGTTTGGAGTATGGTGTCTTGCCAATGTTTTCTAAAAGCAAGTGAATAGAAATGCTTGCAAAAGTATTTTCAGACCTCAGTGGCCAGCGCTGAACACTGCTGTAGGAATGTCCATCAAATGTTGTGGCCGTGCTCTGCTCTAACAAAAACCTGGTTCCGTGGCATAATTGTAGGGGCTGTCAGGCTAAGTTTGAGAcaccttccaaaaaaaaatttcagggcTTCCTCAGTCTTTAAACTCCAGAAAATATTGTCCAAACTTTGACAACTAACCTGTTATCATGGAGATAGCTCCAAGTTGACGCACTGGCCACTGGAGAATGTCTATCAAGCATCCAGGTAAATAATGACTTGGTTGCTGCCCTCAAGGAACCTACCTAGAGGCTGacagaaaattttaagtattttttccttctattgtTCATTCCTAAAATTCTGGCGGTAGGTATGATTATTATTCCCATCCCACAAGGGAAGTAACTAAGTCTAACTACTTGAATATTTTGTCCCAAATCACTAACAATAAGAGATGGCCAGACACTGAACCCTGGAATCTCTAAATGTTTACATATTGATGGGCACTGCTTAGACCAGGGAGTCCAAACCATAGGCCTGCTGTTCCAGTTTAGGAGGGACCCCCATTTCACCGAGATCATTGACTTTTGGGTTCTCCGCTGACCCCAGATAAGATGCCTGGTACCTCGTGGTCAAGTCCCCTCCAACGGGGACTCCTCTGAGGcttggtcccagctgctcaggctGGCACCCGCCTCCTCAGGCCAGAGCCCAAAGCGCCGCAAGCGGTCAGTTCCCGGGCCGGCTGCCAGCCACAGGCCCAAGTAAACGCTGAATGAAGGGCAGATGGAGGAACCTGTCCCGGTCCGGCGAGAGCGCCGCGGGCGCCTTTCCGCTTACCGCGGGCCTGCCCAGCCTCCCGTCCAGCCCGGGCCCGGGTCCCGCCGAGGCAGGTGTGCGCGGCGGACTAGCTCTCGGGCACTCGGTGGGACCGAGCTCCACCCCGAACGCCACCGGGCAGGCCACGCGCAGACCCGAGCCCGGGGCCCCCGCCTCTGGCTGCCGGCCCGCGCTCGGCCCCGGTCCCGCCTCCCGGAGGTTTTCGCTTTCGTTTTCCTGCCGATGTCGTTGAGGAAAATGAAAGTGGTTGTGTCCAGGACTGGCGCAGCTGCCGTTCCCGGCGAGGGGCGCAGAATGCGGCGGCGGCCAGCCTGGAGCGCGGGTCCTGGGGCGCCCGCGCAGGGCGAGGTAAGCGCAGCCCCTTCGCCTCCGCCTCGCGGGCTCCTCCTTGCGGACCCGGCGGGCCCGACGCCAGGCGGTTGACCGGGGCAGGGTCTGGGGTTCTGCCGTGGGGGCGGGGAGGGCCTGAGACGCGGCACCCCTGGGTTTCGTGGCTTTGAGCCTGCAGGGCGGGCTGGAAGACCTGGGAGGCCTCGGACAAGCGTGCCAAGGGGCTAGCAGCCCGGGGTCGAGCTGGGACCGTGACAAGTCGGGCCACCTGAGCACacctttcctttttgtggagCACCGACCTCCCTGGGTGTTGGTAAAAATCAAAAGTGGGAGGGTGTACTTAAAATACCGAGCAGAATGCCTAACCTGAGCTCATAATCTACTCCCTCTGACCTGTCAGACTCATTTTTCCCACTGAGCCCTACCCCATCCCTCGTGTAGTTTGCGTAAGTTTCCTAGATCTGGTGCACCTGGGGGCGCTTGGGGTGCCTTCCAAGTGTTCCCTGACCGAGCAAGCTGGCAGCTCATCTCCCTTGATCACAGGCATGGAGAGCAACTAGGCCACGATGGGGCCCCATTGCCCCGGCCTTGTCCATGTGAAGTCAGGGCCTCACTCTGCTGGGGCCCCCATCCCAGGGCTAGCATAGATGGTCAGGGATAGGTGCACTCACAGAAGGAGTCCTTCCCAGACCGGGAAATTTCCAGTCCACTGCATCTGCCAGCAGAAACATGAAAGATGCGTGCCACCTTGTCTTTGTCCTTCGTCAAGTATAGACAACTCATTCTTGGTATGCAGGAAGGGGTTCCCCCCGCCAGCGCTGTGGAAACAGCCCCTGCCCTTAAGGCGTTCCCCATCCCCTGACGAGAGAAAATATGTATTCAAGTTACCCATAAGGCAGGTTGTGCAGAACAAGGACAGATGAGTGAAAGAGCTAAGAGCTGAGAGTAAAGTGACTAAATCATCAGGCACTTAACTTACATTTAAGTAACG
This sequence is a window from Papio anubis isolate 15944 chromosome 5, Panubis1.0, whole genome shotgun sequence. Protein-coding genes within it:
- the LOC101014638 gene encoding uncharacterized protein LOC101014638 isoform X3 produces the protein MEEPVPVRRERRGRLSAYRGPAQPPVQPGPGSRRGRCARRTSSRALGGTELHPERHRAGHAQTRARGPRLWLPARARPRSRLPEVFAFVFLPMSLRKMKVVVSRTGAAAVPGEGRRMRRRPAWSAGPGAPAQGEVAAHPGPPGSPEDGQQRNKKMDSLAAGELNASRQPWVPEFIAHWRKTHQELSAPCCAHPSSSLTGCAPDPGAWCMHKLGTWSMVLTTMPGRVLEGKPSSSSEGVPFSCVGICV
- the LOC101014638 gene encoding uncharacterized protein LOC101014638 isoform X10 → MEEPVPVRRERRGRLSAYRGPAQPPVQPGPGSRRGRCARRTSSRALGGTELHPERHRAGHAQTRARGPRLWLPARARPRSRLPEVFAFVFLPMSLRKMKVVVSRTGAAAVPGEGRRMRRRPAWSAGPGAPAQGEVAAHPGPPGSPEDGQQRNKKMDSLAAGELNASRQPWVPEFIAHWRKTHQEVL
- the LOC101014638 gene encoding uncharacterized protein LOC101014638 isoform X8 — encoded protein: MEEPVPVRRERRGRLSAYRGPAQPPVQPGPGSRRGRCARRTSSRALGGTELHPERHRAGHAQTRARGPRLWLPARARPRSRLPEVFAFVFLPMSLRKMKVVVSRTGAAAVPGEGRRMRRRPAWSAGPGAPAQGEVAAHPGPPGSPEDGQQRNKKMDSLAAGELNASRQPWVPEFIAHWRKTHQVDPS
- the LOC101014638 gene encoding uncharacterized protein LOC101014638 isoform X9, with translation MEEPVPVRRERRGRLSAYRGPAQPPVQPGPGSRRGRCARRTSSRALGGTELHPERHRAGHAQTRARGPRLWLPARARPRSRLPEVFAFVFLPMSLRKMKVVVSRTGAAAVPGEGRRMRRRPAWSAGPGAPAQGEVAAHPGPPGSPEDGQQRNKKMDSLAAGELNASRQPWVPEFIAHWRKTHQEISF
- the LOC101014638 gene encoding uncharacterized protein LOC101014638 isoform X7, coding for MEEPVPVRRERRGRLSAYRGPAQPPVQPGPGSRRGRCARRTSSRALGGTELHPERHRAGHAQTRARGPRLWLPARARPRSRLPEVFAFVFLPMSLRKMKVVVSRTGAAAVPGEGRRMRRRPAWSAGPGAPAQGEVAAHPGPPGSPEDGQQRNKKMDSLAAGELNASRQPWITSAACTAGPLDSWILERPGR
- the LOC101014638 gene encoding uncharacterized protein LOC101014638 isoform X6, which codes for MEEPVPVRRERRGRLSAYRGPAQPPVQPGPGSRRGRCARRTSSRALGGTELHPERHRAGHAQTRARGPRLWLPARARPRSRLPEVFAFVFLPMSLRKMKVVVSRTGAAAVPGEGRRMRRRPAWSAGPGAPAQGEVAAHPGPPGSPEDGQQRNKKMDSLAAGELNASRQPWVPEFIAHWRKTHQALNSTVNGQGSR
- the LOC101014638 gene encoding uncharacterized protein LOC101014638 isoform X4, whose amino-acid sequence is MEEPVPVRRERRGRLSAYRGPAQPPVQPGPGSRRGRCARRTSSRALGGTELHPERHRAGHAQTRARGPRLWLPARARPRSRLPEVFAFVFLPMSLRKMKVVVSRTGAAAVPGEGRRMRRRPAWSAGPGAPAQGEVAAHPGPPGSPEDGQQRNKKMDSLAAGELNASRQPWVPEFIAHWRKTHQAYATLYPLAKQAQLRPRSVPAQQSYRRPQAPSCSLLLHRRHAAKQMFRDTT
- the LOC101014638 gene encoding uncharacterized protein LOC101014638 isoform X5, producing MEEPVPVRRERRGRLSAYRGPAQPPVQPGPGSRRGRCARRTSSRALGGTELHPERHRAGHAQTRARGPRLWLPARARPRSRLPEVFAFVFLPMSLRKMKVVVSRTGAAAVPGEGRRMRRRPAWSAGPGAPAQGEVAAHPGPPGSPEDGQQRNKKMDSLAAGELNASRQPWVPEFIAHWRKTHQDATLQSRCSGTPPEDLACSSAPHTVDGGDPRGPREAC